From the Dunckerocampus dactyliophorus isolate RoL2022-P2 chromosome 12, RoL_Ddac_1.1, whole genome shotgun sequence genome, one window contains:
- the LOC129191075 gene encoding gap junction delta-2 protein, translating into MGDWSILGRFLSEVQNHSTVIGKIWLTMLLIFRILLVALVGDAVYNDEQSKFTCNTQQPGCNNVCYDTFAPVSHLRFWVFQIVMVSTPSIFYIVFVLHKIAKDEKVDGQQAQVLRQRPSRQRSGQKDGMEALRVGVSPYCPQFREDWDESERAQPSFLEEARADLGEDPTQQSNQVLLIYILHVLLRSVMEITFLVGQYLLFGFEVPHLYRCETYPCPTRTDCFVSRATEKTIFLNFMFSISLGCFVLNIAELHYLGWVYIFRVLCSACSTCCSQETESVKMYPKQNPLLLQLRHSLRGQLVLQTRSAMAEKTGGVLTHAPAISFETDSTVECTSKRSPENLDKVKVKLARLGRTKKSWL; encoded by the coding sequence ATGGGTGACTGGTCCATTCTTGGCCGTTTTCTTTCTGAGGTGCAAAATCACTCTACAGTGATCGGCAAGATCTGGCTCACCATGCTGCTCATCTTCCGCATCCTGTTGGTGGCCTTGGTGGGAGACGCCGTTTACAACGACGAGCAGTCAAAGTTCACCTGCAATACGCAGCAGCCCGGCTGCAACAACGTCTGCTACGACACATTTGCACCCGTTTCACATCTGAGATTCTGGGTTTTCCAAATTGTGATGGTTTCCaccccatccattttctacattgtatttgttttgcatAAAATTGCCAAAGATGAGAAGGTCGACGGTCAACAAGCGCAGGTGCTGAGACAGAGGCCTTCAAGGCAGAGGTCTGGACAGAAGGATGGAATGGAGGCATTGCGGGTGGGTGTCTCTCCTTACTGTCCTCAGTTCAGGGAGGATTGGGATGAGAGTGAAAGAGCACAGCCAAGTTTCCTAGAGGAGGCTCGAGCCGATCTAGGAGAAGACCCTACTCAGCAATCTAACCAGGTTCTACTCATTTATATCCTTCATGTGTTACTTCGATCTGTCATGGAGATCACCTTTCTGGTGGGCCAGTATTTGTTATTTGGGTTTGAGGTGCCTCACCTCTACCGCTGTGAGACCTACCCTTGCCCGACTCGCACAGACTGTTTTGTATCTCGTGCCACCGAGAAAACTATATTCCTCAACTTCATGTTCAGCATCAGCCTGGGCTGCTTTGTGCTCAACATTGCGGAGCTCCACTACCTGGGCTGGGTCTACATTTTCCGTGTCCTCTGCTCAGCTTGCTCCACCTGCTGCAGTCAGGAGACCGAATCGGTGAAAATGTACCCAAAACAAAACCCTCTCCTGCTGCAACTCAGGCATTCTCTGAGAGGTCAGCTGGTTCTGCAGACCCGATCAGCCATGGCTGAGAAGACTGGAGGTGTTCTTACACATGCCCCGGCTATCTCCTTTGAGACAGACTCCACTGTGGaatgcacctcaaagagaaGTCCAGAGAACTTGGACAAGGTGAAGGTCAAGTTGGCCAGACTGGGACGAACAAAGAAGTCTTGGCTGTGA
- the efhd1 gene encoding EF-hand domain-containing protein D1 isoform X1: MASEELARKLQSRLAASEDTEPKPELEENLAATKFTESSAACGDSSSELSAKLNRRLDINEGNAPPRASRVFNPYTEFKEFSRKQIKDMEVMFKRYDTGKDGFIDLMELKLMMEKLGAPQTHLGLKNMIKEVDEDFDGKLSFREFLLIFRRAAAGELQEDSGLMALARLSEINVATEGVMGAKDFFEAKMQALSVSSKFEAEIREEKEERKKQEVEKKERQAAFKQLQSAFCS; this comes from the exons ATGGCGTCCGAAGAGCTCGCTAGGAAGCTACAGTCACGGCTGGCCGCTTCGGAGGACACCGAGCCGAAGCCAGAGCTGGAGGAGAACCTCGCCGCAACCAAGTTTACAGAGTCCTCGGCAGCATGTGGCGACTCTTCCTCCGAGCTATCCGCCAAACTAAACCGAAGGCTCGACATCAACGAGGGCAACGCTCCCCCTCGGGCGAGTCGTGTTTTCAACCCCTACACGGAATTCAAGGAGTTCTCCCGGAAGCAGATTAAGGACATGGAGGTGATGTTTAAACG GTATGACACTGGTAAAGATGGCTTCATCGACCTAATGGAGCTTAAGCTGATGATGGAGAAGCTGGGGGCTCCACAAACCCATCTGGGCCTCAAGAACATGATCAAGGAGGTTGATGAGGACTTCGATGGAAAACTGAGCTTTCGAGAG TTTCTGTTGATCTTCCGGAGGGCAGCAGCTGGAGAGCTGCAGGAGGACAGTGGTCTGATGGCACTGGCCAGGTTGTCTGAGATTAATGTCGCCACAGAGGGAGTGATGGGGGCCAAAGACTTCTTTGAAGCCAAG aTGCAGGCTCTGTCTGTGAGCAGCAAGTTTGAGGCTGAGATTCGAGAGGAGAAGGAAGAACgcaagaaacaggaagtggagaaAAAAGAGAGGCAGGCCGCCTTCAAGCAGCTGCAGTCGGCATTCTGCTCATGA
- the kcnj13 gene encoding inward rectifier potassium channel 13 gives MTSKSNSSVLGGKALSSPLLSSPNRQRLVTKDGHCTLRPPPCPSGSWLGALSRRAWLLALHDMWGQLVGLRWRWVLLAFCTSFVAHWLLFACLWYLLAHINGDLDVLDHDSPPQGHVVCVKHITSFTAAFSFSLETQLTIGYGTMFPSGDCPSAIALLAVQMLLGLMLEAFITGAFVAKISCPQKRAGAIQFSPQAVVGQHQGQTCLMLRATNLLRRPLVDVKVSAVLYEENEGQALHQTSVDFFMDHLGQQPCPFFIFPLTFFHPLDRRSPLYLALHEDTSSQFELVVFLSASQEGTGDTCQKRTSYLRQEIQFDRRFVPALGFDAHGRYTMSNHHFDTTHSKEPLDKDCVVQINGDGSDRME, from the exons ATGACGAGCAAATCCAACAGCAGTGTTCTGGGCGGCAAGGCGTTGTCCTCCCCTCTTCTGTCCTCCCCAAACCGCCAACGGCTGGTCACAAAAGATGGACATTGCACCCTCCGCCCTCCCCCGTGTCCCTCGGGGTCATGGCTCGGAGCATTGAGCCGCCgggcctggctgctcgccctcCATGACATGTGGGGACAGTTAGTGGGTCTGCGCTGGAGATGGGTTCTGTTGGCCTTCTGCACATCTTTTGTGGCACACTGGCTTCTGTTTGCTTGTCTGTGGTACTTGCTGGCCCACATCAATGGAGACCTGGATGTGCTGGATCATGACTCCCCTCCGCAGGGGCATGTGGTTTGCGTGAAGCACATTACCAGCTTCACCGCTGCCTTTTCCTTTTCCCTTGAGACACAGCTCACCATCGGCTATGGCACCATGTTCCCTAGTGGGGACTGTCCGAGTGCCATCGCTCTACTGGCTGTGCAAATGCTGCTGGGGCTCATGCTGGAGGCATTCATCACAG GTGCATTTGTGGCCAAGATTTCCTGTCCCCAGAAGCGAGCTGGGGCCATCCAGTTCAGCCCCCAGGCTGTGGTGGGCCAACACCAGGGCCAAACTTGCCTAATGCTACGAGCCACAAACCTGCTGAGGCGCCCCCTGGTGGATGTGAAGGTGAGTGCTGTGCTTTATGAGGAGAATGAAGGCCAAGCCCTGCATCAAACCTCTGTGGACTTCTTCATGGACCATCTGGGCCAACAGCCTTGTCCCTTCTTCATCTTCCCACTCACCTTTTTCCATCCCCTGGACCGCCGCAGTCCGCTCTACCTGGCCCTGCATGAGGACACATCCAGTCAATTTGAGCTGGTGGTGTTCCTGTCGGCCTCCCAGGAGGGAACAGGCGATACCTGTCAGAAGCGGACCTCCTACCTTCGCCAGGAAATCCAGTTTGACCGTCGCTTTGTGCCTGCCTTAGGTTTTGATGCCCACGGGAGGTACACGATGAGCAACCATCACTTCGACACAACACACTCCAAGGAACCTTTAGACAAGGACTGTGTTGTGCAGATCAATGGTGATGGTAGCGACAGGATGGAGTGA
- the efhd1 gene encoding EF-hand domain-containing protein D1 isoform X2 — protein MRYDTGKDGFIDLMELKLMMEKLGAPQTHLGLKNMIKEVDEDFDGKLSFREFLLIFRRAAAGELQEDSGLMALARLSEINVATEGVMGAKDFFEAKMQALSVSSKFEAEIREEKEERKKQEVEKKERQAAFKQLQSAFCS, from the exons ATGCG GTATGACACTGGTAAAGATGGCTTCATCGACCTAATGGAGCTTAAGCTGATGATGGAGAAGCTGGGGGCTCCACAAACCCATCTGGGCCTCAAGAACATGATCAAGGAGGTTGATGAGGACTTCGATGGAAAACTGAGCTTTCGAGAG TTTCTGTTGATCTTCCGGAGGGCAGCAGCTGGAGAGCTGCAGGAGGACAGTGGTCTGATGGCACTGGCCAGGTTGTCTGAGATTAATGTCGCCACAGAGGGAGTGATGGGGGCCAAAGACTTCTTTGAAGCCAAG aTGCAGGCTCTGTCTGTGAGCAGCAAGTTTGAGGCTGAGATTCGAGAGGAGAAGGAAGAACgcaagaaacaggaagtggagaaAAAAGAGAGGCAGGCCGCCTTCAAGCAGCTGCAGTCGGCATTCTGCTCATGA